Proteins from a genomic interval of Phyllopteryx taeniolatus isolate TA_2022b chromosome 3, UOR_Ptae_1.2, whole genome shotgun sequence:
- the arl6ip4 gene encoding ADP-ribosylation factor-like protein 6-interacting protein 4, which yields MDRSRNVEKSHKAKKKRGRSPSSSSSSSASSSSSSRSRSKSKKKSHKSQGVKTQRKKRRRSSSSSSSSSSSSSSSSSSSDETTKTKKAKKRKSKKKKAKLKKQQKKERKKKKLKKRKVEEEKKPKKRKMEEIQKKLMQLAEPPSVAPPKPSSSSLELWQSDDGGVELGPVMTDEQKSRLATRRPLTKEEYDARQSVIRRVVDPETGRTRLVRGEGEIIEEIVSREKHKDINKHATKGDGSSFQRTLGLNR from the exons ATGGACCGAAGCAGAAACGTGGAGAAAAGTCACAAAGCAAAGAAGAAACGAGGACGATCTCCGTCCTCCTCGTCTTCTTCATCTGCGTCTTCGTCATCCAGCAGCAGAAGTCGAAGCAAATCgaagaaaaagtcacacaaaagtCAAG GTGTAAAAACGCAAAGAAAGAAGCGAAGACGAAgctcctcttcatcatcctcctcttcctcctcgtcgtcgtcgtcttcgtcGTCGAGCGATGAAACGACGAAAACCAAGAAAGCCAAGAAGaggaagtcaaagaagaagaaggccaaGCTGAAGAAGCAGCAAAagaaggagaggaagaagaaaaaactgaaGAAAAGGAAGGTGGAGGAAGAGAAGAAACCAAAGAAAAGGAAGATGGAAGAAATACAGAAGAAGCTGATGCAGCTGGCAGAGCCACCGAGCGTCGCACCACCCAAACCTTCGTCTTCCTCACTCGAGCTTTGGCAGAGCGACGATGGAGGCGTGGAACTCGGCCCAG tGATGACGGACGAGCAGAAGTCCCGGCTGGCCACCAGGAGGCCTCTGACCAAGGAGGAGTACGACGCCCGGCAGAGCGTCATCCGCAGAGTGGTCGATCCCGAAACCGGACGCACAAG GCTGGTGCGAGGCGAGGGCGAGATCATCGAGGAGATCGTCAGCAGGGAGAAACACAAAGACATCAACAAG CACGCCACCAAGGGAGACGGCAGCTCCTTCCAGAGAACGCTGGGACTCAACAGATAG